The Saprospiraceae bacterium genome includes a window with the following:
- a CDS encoding RNA polymerase sigma factor: protein MSTIEFNNKLEFLTESLNAFAYSLTKNSEDAKDLYQETAFRAINNKEKFRPETNFKAWTFTIMKNIFINNYRKKVKSNTILDSSDNSYFIDSSGAVSNSGDRNILMKELQNMIGALDDSIRIPFVMHHEGFKYNEIAEQFNLPLGTVKSRIFFARRELKEKIKQQYGDYSLVRSMTA, encoded by the coding sequence ATGTCAACAATAGAATTTAATAACAAACTGGAATTTTTGACAGAGTCTCTGAATGCCTTTGCATACAGTTTGACGAAAAACTCTGAGGACGCAAAAGATCTTTATCAGGAGACAGCTTTCAGAGCAATCAATAACAAAGAGAAGTTCAGGCCAGAGACGAATTTTAAGGCATGGACTTTTACAATTATGAAAAACATTTTTATCAATAATTACAGAAAAAAAGTTAAGTCTAATACGATTTTGGACTCTTCTGATAATTCCTATTTTATTGATAGCAGTGGAGCAGTAAGTAACAGTGGTGACAGAAACATCCTCATGAAGGAATTACAAAATATGATTGGAGCATTGGATGATAGTATCAGAATTCCTTTTGTCATGCATCATGAAGGATTTAAATATAATGAGATAGCTGAACAGTTTAATCTTCCATTAGGTACCGTCAAGAGCCGCATATTTTTTGCAAGGAGAGAGTTGAAGGAAAAGATTAAGCAACAATATGGTGATTACAGTTTGGTTCGATCAATGACTGCTTAA
- a CDS encoding glycosyltransferase: MIWWYLLSVIWTIGYAFLILYIRKIWFNLPESGQNIPQKNIPFISVIIAARNEEKCIANCLKSISENDFPKESYEIIVINDHSTDLTSETIKQLRISNVRLLQQDLNKSGKKAAITMGVNHAQGSIIVLTDADCIAGKKWLSTIMTTLKERQISIITGPVLPKSDMSVLQKFQYLDFASVMGITAFGLHSKLFGLANGANLAFRKEYFYELGGYQGNENIASGDDIFLMEKAMLKNPESVGFLKSNHAIIYTKAENTWLEFLNQRKRWAGKTKAYSSISITILQAYVFMFCFLIVCNLGFVLYGNMPAIYLLLMMIATKLFTDYHYLKTMVNYFGNRNYLSGFIFSFVLYFGHILLSGFFALFPQPYVWKERKIE; encoded by the coding sequence TTGATCTGGTGGTACCTTTTATCTGTGATCTGGACTATAGGATATGCATTTTTAATACTTTATATCCGAAAAATCTGGTTCAATCTGCCTGAATCCGGACAAAACATCCCTCAAAAGAATATTCCGTTCATCAGTGTTATAATTGCTGCCAGAAATGAAGAGAAGTGTATTGCCAATTGTCTGAAGAGTATTTCCGAAAATGATTTTCCGAAAGAAAGCTATGAAATCATCGTAATAAATGATCACTCCACAGATCTCACTTCTGAAACCATCAAACAACTACGTATTTCTAATGTCAGATTACTTCAACAGGATTTAAACAAATCAGGTAAAAAAGCTGCAATTACAATGGGTGTAAATCATGCACAAGGAAGCATTATAGTCCTTACTGATGCGGATTGTATTGCAGGAAAGAAATGGTTATCCACTATCATGACTACTCTGAAAGAACGTCAAATCAGCATCATTACAGGCCCGGTGTTGCCGAAATCTGATATGTCCGTTCTGCAAAAGTTCCAGTATCTGGACTTCGCATCTGTAATGGGAATCACGGCTTTTGGTCTTCACAGCAAGCTGTTTGGACTTGCAAATGGTGCCAATCTGGCATTCAGGAAAGAATATTTTTATGAACTGGGAGGTTATCAGGGTAATGAAAATATAGCATCCGGCGATGATATTTTTTTGATGGAAAAAGCCATGCTTAAAAATCCGGAGTCTGTTGGTTTTTTGAAATCAAATCATGCCATCATTTATACTAAAGCTGAAAATACATGGCTGGAGTTTTTAAATCAGCGAAAAAGATGGGCAGGTAAAACGAAAGCATATTCAAGTATTTCTATAACAATACTGCAAGCTTATGTATTTATGTTTTGTTTTTTGATCGTTTGTAATCTTGGCTTTGTTTTGTATGGTAATATGCCGGCTATATATCTGCTTCTTATGATGATAGCCACTAAATTATTCACTGATTATCATTATCTGAAAACTATGGTAAATTATTTTGGAAATCGTAACTACTTAAGTGGATTTATTTTCTCCTTTGTTTTGTATTTCGGTCATATCCTTTTGTCCGGATTTTTTGCTTTGTTTCCACAACCATATGTTTGGAAAGAAAGGAAGATAGAGTAA
- a CDS encoding NADPH-dependent 2,4-dienoyl-CoA reductase, whose product MKYKKLSEPLDLGFTFLKNRVIMGSMHTNLEEIPGGFERAAVFYAERAKGQVGLIVTGGISPNPEGCVAAHAAKLSTAEEVLKHQLITSAVHQEGGKICMQILHTGRYGYHQKIVAPSPLQAPINFFKPRELSAEDIERTISDFVNCAVLAKEAGYDGVEIMGSEGYLINQFIASRTNQRTDEWGGTYENRIRFPLEIIKKTREAAGSDFIIIYRLSMLDLVEGGSSWDEVVQLAKLVEAAGANLINSGIGWHESRVPTIATVVPRKGFAWVTKRLMGEVKIPLIAVNRINMPEVAEEVLAEGCADMVSMARPFLADSDIVLKALEDRADEINTCIACNQACLDHTFQLKISTCLVNPRACHETELNYLPTQKVKKIGVIGAGPAGMAFASIAAQRGHHVYLFESSDQIGGQFNMAKIIPGKEEYSETIRYYKRQLEIYKVNVLLNTRVSASDLLPYNFDDIILSTGVQPRFPEMEGLDHPKVLSYAEVLNDRAKVGKSVAIIGAGGIGFDVAEYLTHQPEHSVDQIENYMDEWGVDMSYQFPGGLSKTKSPTEPARKIYLLKRSSGKHGTTLGKTTGWIHKASLINKEVEMLSEVVYERIDDRGLEISHKGEKIILEVDNIIICAGQLPDRTLYDELSEMGIKSHLIGGADVAEELDAKRAIYQASYLAAEI is encoded by the coding sequence ATGAAATATAAAAAATTATCAGAACCGTTAGATTTAGGATTTACTTTTTTGAAAAACAGGGTGATAATGGGATCTATGCATACCAATCTTGAAGAAATACCCGGTGGATTTGAAAGAGCAGCAGTATTTTATGCCGAGAGAGCAAAAGGGCAAGTAGGATTAATAGTCACAGGCGGAATATCTCCCAATCCCGAAGGCTGTGTAGCCGCACATGCTGCCAAATTGAGTACTGCCGAAGAAGTGCTTAAACACCAGCTCATTACGAGTGCGGTACATCAGGAAGGTGGAAAAATATGTATGCAAATACTGCATACCGGAAGATATGGGTATCATCAGAAAATAGTCGCTCCATCACCGCTTCAGGCTCCTATCAACTTTTTTAAGCCCAGAGAACTGAGTGCCGAAGATATAGAAAGAACCATCTCCGACTTTGTAAATTGTGCAGTTCTTGCCAAAGAAGCCGGATATGATGGGGTTGAAATAATGGGTTCTGAAGGATATCTGATCAATCAGTTTATTGCTTCAAGAACAAACCAAAGGACTGATGAATGGGGCGGAACATATGAAAACAGGATACGTTTTCCACTTGAAATTATTAAAAAAACAAGGGAAGCAGCTGGTTCTGATTTTATCATTATTTACAGATTGTCAATGCTCGATCTGGTAGAAGGCGGAAGTTCCTGGGACGAAGTAGTACAACTTGCAAAATTGGTAGAAGCAGCAGGTGCAAATCTGATTAATTCCGGTATCGGGTGGCATGAATCCAGAGTGCCTACAATTGCAACGGTAGTACCCAGAAAAGGCTTTGCTTGGGTGACAAAACGATTGATGGGAGAAGTAAAAATTCCCCTTATCGCTGTTAACAGAATTAATATGCCTGAAGTAGCAGAAGAAGTGCTTGCAGAAGGTTGTGCGGATATGGTGTCCATGGCCAGACCCTTTCTGGCGGATAGTGATATTGTATTAAAAGCCTTGGAAGACAGAGCAGATGAAATCAACACCTGCATCGCCTGCAATCAGGCTTGTTTAGACCATACCTTTCAACTGAAAATATCCACTTGTCTCGTTAATCCGAGAGCCTGCCATGAAACAGAACTAAATTATTTGCCAACACAAAAAGTGAAAAAGATCGGAGTGATAGGTGCAGGTCCGGCAGGCATGGCATTTGCAAGTATTGCTGCACAACGGGGGCATCATGTATATTTATTTGAATCATCTGATCAGATCGGAGGTCAGTTTAACATGGCAAAAATAATCCCCGGCAAAGAAGAATACAGTGAGACCATCCGATATTATAAACGGCAATTAGAAATTTACAAAGTGAATGTTTTACTGAATACCCGCGTCAGTGCTTCAGATTTGCTGCCTTATAATTTTGACGATATCATTTTATCAACCGGTGTCCAACCACGCTTTCCGGAAATGGAAGGTTTGGATCATCCAAAAGTATTGAGCTATGCAGAAGTACTGAATGACCGGGCAAAGGTAGGGAAGAGTGTCGCAATCATAGGCGCAGGGGGCATTGGCTTTGACGTAGCAGAATATCTGACCCATCAACCTGAACATTCCGTTGATCAAATAGAAAATTATATGGATGAATGGGGTGTCGATATGTCATACCAATTTCCGGGTGGACTGAGTAAAACAAAGTCTCCTACTGAGCCAGCAAGGAAAATTTATCTTTTAAAACGATCATCCGGAAAACATGGCACCACTCTGGGCAAAACAACCGGCTGGATACACAAAGCAAGTCTGATAAACAAGGAAGTTGAAATGCTTTCAGAGGTTGTTTATGAAAGAATTGATGACAGAGGTTTGGAAATTTCTCATAAAGGTGAAAAAATAATACTCGAGGTAGATAACATTATCATTTGTGCGGGTCAATTGCCCGATAGAACATTGTATGATGAATTGTCAGAAATGGGTATAAAATCTCATTTGATAGGTGGTGCAGATGTAGCGGAAGAACTGGATGCAAAAAGGGCTATTTATCAGGCATCCTATCTGGCAGCGGAAATTTAG
- a CDS encoding FUSC family protein — protein sequence MNQKELSQLTDQELLEVAKNNKPSPIIDAFFIGFLVGIIIYGAAANAWGFVILIPLFLIYLLLKKPKRFEALKKELEKRNLQ from the coding sequence ATGAATCAAAAAGAACTGTCTCAATTAACAGACCAAGAATTGCTGGAAGTAGCAAAAAATAATAAACCATCGCCCATCATTGATGCATTTTTTATTGGATTTTTAGTTGGAATAATCATTTATGGGGCTGCGGCAAACGCCTGGGGGTTTGTTATCTTAATTCCTTTGTTTCTGATTTATTTATTATTAAAAAAACCAAAGAGATTTGAAGCACTGAAAAAAGAATTGGAAAAACGAAACTTACAATAA
- a CDS encoding RagB/SusD family nutrient uptake outer membrane protein has protein sequence MEFVVIRNPSSTLSGKLGDNEGDGKLESGGANIKVPSKGLYYIKVDLSTGVNTYLLERRDISIIGSAVPGGERDLVWDAEEKKLRLKLDLESGTFRFRSNKNDVVSYGDNQLDGILEQTGSITIDKSGGYDILLDLTRPDYTYQLKLTSFDRRGIFGTQGQNIDIPTYDDIGIFTNGYAVLKFKNITSDGRTGSNVDFPDTDFPMFRLADAYLMASEAILRGASGGSKSKATEYFNTVRTRAYTGTAGNVTESELDLDLIIDERARELYWECHRRTDLVRFNKLTTADYLWAWKGGVKDGKAVDSRFNYFPIPSPDISANPNLKQNDGY, from the coding sequence ATGGAGTTTGTGGTTATTCGAAATCCAAGTTCAACTTTGTCCGGAAAACTGGGCGACAATGAAGGTGATGGAAAATTAGAATCTGGTGGAGCTAATATCAAAGTTCCATCGAAAGGTTTATATTATATTAAGGTTGATTTGTCAACAGGGGTAAATACTTATTTGCTGGAAAGAAGAGATATCAGTATTATCGGATCAGCTGTTCCGGGTGGAGAGCGTGATTTGGTTTGGGATGCGGAAGAGAAAAAATTGAGATTGAAACTGGATTTAGAAAGTGGTACCTTTAGGTTCAGATCAAATAAAAATGACGTTGTGTCTTATGGAGATAATCAATTGGATGGCATTCTGGAACAAACAGGAAGTATTACCATCGACAAGTCCGGCGGATATGATATTTTATTAGACTTAACCAGACCGGATTATACATATCAATTGAAACTCACAAGTTTTGACAGACGTGGTATCTTTGGCACACAAGGTCAGAATATTGATATTCCTACGTACGATGATATCGGAATATTTACAAATGGGTATGCTGTCCTCAAATTTAAAAATATAACATCTGATGGAAGAACAGGTTCCAACGTAGATTTTCCGGATACGGATTTTCCGATGTTCAGATTGGCTGATGCTTACCTGATGGCTTCAGAAGCTATTTTAAGAGGAGCATCCGGGGGAAGCAAATCAAAAGCAACAGAATACTTTAATACAGTGAGGACCCGTGCTTATACAGGCACTGCCGGAAATGTGACTGAATCAGAATTGGATCTCGACCTGATCATTGATGAGAGAGCCAGAGAATTATACTGGGAATGTCACAGAAGAACAGATTTAGTTAGATTCAATAAACTGACGACTGCCGATTATTTATGGGCATGGAAAGGAGGAGTGAAAGACGGTAAAGCAGTTGACAGCCGATTCAATTATTTTCCAATACCATCACCGGATATCTCAGCTAATCCGAATCTGAAACAAAATGATGGTTATTGA
- a CDS encoding SusC/RagA family TonB-linked outer membrane protein: MATFYKCFKDFAKILVILLISSSITLCQKVITGVVKDAATGESLIGANIITKQDNSIGTITDFDGNFEIKVPAGTSYLQISYTGYTTIEVDVTLNSYIDVSLSAGQILDDVIVIGYGTVKREDATGSVQAVNSKDFNRGAITSPQELLAGKVAGVAITTGGGPDDGAQIRIRGQSSLSASNDPLIVIDGIPVDNGGVSGNRNPLNVINPNDIESMTVLKDASATAIYGSRASAGVILITTKKGSLGSKLKVGYTGNVSFGQTANRVDVLKADEYRALIASTYPAEHPSIPLLGEGNTDWQDEIYRTAFGQDHNVNLTGSLGQIPYRASLGYTYKDGLLKTDHFARYSAGINLSPRLLDNTLQMNVGLKAILSNNQFAERGAIGSALSWDPTQKPLDPDSKYSGYTTWIQAANGNPNGLAPANPVALLDKNLRNDQSDVVRYIANASADYRFKFLPSLRANLNVGYDFSRGKGSLVIPGGNDVAFSFQQDFGGGVNNSYEQERTNSVLEFYLNYKKDLNKDHSVDLMGGYSWQRFFNSSSFRNSDAAGTPAFVIERNNIEDELYLLSLFSRLNYDFKNKYLFTFSLRSDATSRFSPETRWGLFPAVALAVKLIENENQYFNNIKIRTGWGVTGQQAIGGGSYVYQPIYQLSLQNANYQFGEDFINTFRPNGYDANIKWEETATYNVGLDFSAVKGVLSGSLELYQRNTKDLLNFIQVPAGTNLTNFIYTNIGNMENRGVELSLNLTALNNSNFSWDIGFNAAYNTNEVTKLTALDDPEYIGVPTGGIAGGVGSNIQIHSVGFAPSSFFVFEQLYDENGNLLEGQFADRNGDGVVDDLDKYRFNKPAADVIMGITSNFRFKKLDFSFAGRANLGNYVYDNVATDMGYLQRLYHPTDYLQNIHRSGVNNNVSQQRNLTFSDHFVTDASFFRLDHITLGYSFENLLGKYLRIYSTVQNPFVITKYKGLDPELGNGIDNNVYPRPRTFVFGLSVDF, translated from the coding sequence ATGGCCACATTTTACAAATGTTTTAAAGATTTTGCTAAAATTTTAGTTATTCTTCTAATTTCTTCCTCCATTACACTCTGTCAGAAGGTAATTACAGGGGTTGTAAAGGATGCTGCAACCGGTGAATCACTGATCGGTGCAAATATCATTACCAAACAAGATAACTCTATCGGTACGATTACCGATTTTGATGGAAACTTTGAAATCAAAGTACCAGCCGGGACTTCTTATTTACAGATAAGTTATACGGGATATACAACCATAGAAGTTGATGTAACCCTCAATTCCTATATTGATGTAAGTCTCTCAGCAGGTCAGATTCTCGATGATGTCATTGTAATCGGGTATGGTACGGTCAAACGGGAAGATGCAACCGGATCCGTTCAGGCGGTCAATTCAAAAGATTTTAACAGAGGTGCTATTACCAGCCCACAGGAGTTACTTGCAGGGAAAGTTGCCGGTGTAGCTATCACAACAGGTGGTGGACCTGATGATGGCGCACAGATAAGAATAAGAGGACAGTCTTCACTCAGTGCATCCAATGATCCATTGATTGTGATTGACGGTATTCCGGTTGATAATGGTGGCGTATCCGGAAACAGAAATCCACTAAATGTTATCAATCCAAATGATATAGAAAGTATGACAGTACTCAAAGATGCGTCTGCAACTGCCATTTATGGTAGCAGGGCATCAGCCGGTGTAATCTTGATCACTACTAAAAAAGGATCTTTGGGCTCCAAACTTAAAGTGGGATATACCGGTAATGTTTCTTTCGGTCAGACAGCAAACCGGGTAGATGTACTGAAAGCAGATGAATACAGGGCTTTAATTGCATCAACATATCCGGCAGAGCATCCTTCTATACCACTCTTGGGTGAAGGAAATACTGATTGGCAGGATGAAATCTATCGAACCGCTTTTGGACAGGACCATAATGTAAATCTGACTGGAAGCCTTGGCCAAATACCATACAGAGCATCATTAGGATATACGTATAAGGATGGATTATTAAAAACAGATCATTTTGCCAGATATTCTGCCGGCATTAATCTTAGTCCCCGACTTTTAGACAATACACTTCAAATGAATGTCGGATTGAAAGCGATTCTCAGTAATAATCAGTTTGCTGAAAGAGGAGCAATCGGATCTGCTCTGAGCTGGGATCCTACGCAAAAACCATTAGATCCTGACAGCAAATACAGTGGTTATACTACATGGATACAGGCAGCGAATGGCAATCCAAATGGACTGGCACCTGCTAATCCGGTAGCTCTTTTAGATAAAAATCTTAGGAATGATCAGTCAGATGTTGTCAGATATATAGCCAATGCATCTGCAGATTACAGGTTTAAATTTCTGCCAAGTCTGAGAGCCAATTTAAATGTAGGGTATGACTTTTCAAGGGGGAAGGGCTCCCTTGTTATTCCGGGTGGCAATGATGTAGCTTTCTCATTCCAGCAGGATTTTGGTGGGGGAGTAAACAATAGTTATGAACAAGAGAGAACAAACAGCGTTCTGGAGTTTTATCTGAATTACAAAAAAGATTTGAACAAAGATCATTCTGTAGATTTGATGGGCGGTTACTCCTGGCAAAGGTTTTTTAATAGCAGCTCCTTCCGTAATTCAGATGCAGCAGGCACACCTGCTTTTGTTATTGAAAGAAATAATATTGAAGATGAGTTGTACCTGTTATCTTTATTCAGCAGGTTAAATTACGATTTTAAAAATAAATATTTATTTACATTTTCACTAAGAAGTGATGCCACATCCAGATTTTCTCCTGAGACGAGATGGGGATTATTTCCGGCAGTAGCTCTTGCTGTTAAGTTGATTGAAAATGAAAATCAATATTTTAACAACATCAAAATAAGAACAGGTTGGGGTGTAACCGGGCAACAAGCCATCGGCGGTGGTTCATATGTTTATCAGCCCATTTATCAACTAAGCTTACAAAATGCAAATTATCAGTTCGGGGAGGATTTTATAAATACCTTCAGGCCTAATGGTTATGATGCAAATATCAAATGGGAAGAAACAGCTACATACAACGTAGGATTGGATTTTTCCGCAGTGAAAGGAGTGCTTTCCGGTTCACTGGAATTATATCAGAGAAACACTAAAGATCTTTTGAATTTCATACAGGTTCCGGCCGGAACGAATCTGACCAACTTCATCTACACCAATATCGGAAATATGGAAAACAGAGGTGTAGAGTTGAGTCTGAATCTGACGGCATTAAATAATAGCAATTTCTCTTGGGATATAGGATTTAATGCCGCATACAATACAAACGAAGTAACAAAGTTAACAGCACTAGATGATCCGGAATATATCGGAGTGCCTACAGGTGGGATTGCAGGTGGTGTAGGTAGTAACATTCAGATACATAGTGTAGGGTTTGCTCCTTCATCTTTTTTTGTCTTTGAACAGTTATATGATGAAAATGGCAACTTACTTGAAGGACAATTTGCAGATCGTAATGGAGACGGCGTTGTTGACGATCTGGATAAATACAGATTTAACAAGCCGGCAGCAGACGTTATCATGGGTATAACCAGTAATTTTAGATTTAAGAAACTTGACTTTTCATTTGCCGGAAGGGCAAATCTGGGCAACTATGTATATGATAATGTGGCTACTGATATGGGTTATTTACAAAGACTGTATCATCCTACAGATTATCTGCAGAATATACATAGATCAGGTGTTAATAATAATGTGTCACAGCAAAGAAATCTGACATTCAGTGACCATTTTGTTACAGATGCTTCTTTTTTCAGGTTGGACCACATCACGCTGGGATACAGTTTCGAAAACCTTTTGGGTAAGTATTTACGTATATATTCTACTGTTCAGAACCCATTTGTAATAACCAAATATAAAGGGTTGGATCCTGAGTTGGGAAATGGAATTGATAATAATGTTTATCCAAGACCCAGGACATTTGTTTTTGGTTTAAGTGTTGATTTTTAA
- a CDS encoding SusF/SusE family outer membrane protein — protein MKSRLLFLFGFLMSTAVVFGQFSSIGIIGSATPGGWDNETALTQVNDSIYTIDITLTTGEAKFRADNAWTTNWGSRDFPGGTGVQDGPNIPVFAGDYSITFNSVSGEYYFDVDSDISIIGDATPGGWENDTKMYRLEGDTNKYYITVDLINGSMKFRTTGSWDTNWGSADFPVGVGVQDGDNIPVVQAGTYDVSFDKSTGEYSFDEVVDFESIGIIGNATPGGWGNETPMIKSNSNPDLWRLVLVLTDGEVKFRANNSWDLNWGGTDFPAGVGVEGSNDNIPVTAGEYIITFNTSTLEYNFQLVVDYESIGIIGDATPGGWDNETAMNQDPSDKTVWKLRVTLTDGELKFRANNDWDVNWGSGDFPIGVGEQDGANIPVTAGDYFIDFNSVTGAYVFTAVVEYDAISLVGKSGPFNDWPGDDDSRDAYLSKDPNDFNLWTLNGVVLTNYADVTDGGIKFRANAAWAINWGAREFPGGVGVLNGPNIEPVAGTYNVVFRSDTGEYLFTDASSTVDILDPAKIKVFPNPAKDFVNIEVDSEVFYGQAQLIIYDVRGNQVMNTSVYIDKVNTVNISALTAGNYIINIKNDNYLIGKNLIIAK, from the coding sequence ATGAAGTCACGTTTACTTTTTTTATTTGGATTTTTGATGAGCACTGCCGTTGTTTTCGGACAGTTTTCATCGATCGGAATCATTGGTTCCGCAACTCCCGGAGGTTGGGATAATGAAACAGCATTGACACAAGTCAATGATTCAATTTACACTATTGATATCACATTAACGACCGGAGAAGCCAAATTCAGAGCTGATAATGCCTGGACCACTAACTGGGGATCAAGAGATTTTCCGGGAGGTACTGGAGTTCAGGATGGACCGAACATACCTGTTTTCGCAGGTGACTACTCTATCACATTTAATTCAGTAAGCGGTGAGTATTATTTTGATGTTGATTCTGATATCAGTATCATTGGTGATGCAACACCGGGCGGCTGGGAAAATGACACCAAAATGTACAGATTAGAGGGCGATACAAACAAATATTACATCACAGTGGATCTTATTAATGGATCTATGAAATTCAGAACTACCGGTTCCTGGGATACTAACTGGGGATCAGCAGATTTTCCTGTAGGAGTTGGCGTACAGGATGGGGATAACATTCCTGTTGTTCAAGCAGGTACATATGATGTAAGTTTTGACAAATCCACAGGCGAGTACTCTTTTGATGAAGTTGTGGATTTTGAAAGCATAGGAATTATTGGTAACGCAACCCCTGGTGGATGGGGTAATGAAACTCCGATGATAAAATCCAATTCAAATCCTGATCTTTGGAGATTAGTATTGGTTTTGACAGATGGTGAAGTAAAATTCAGAGCCAATAATAGCTGGGACTTAAACTGGGGTGGAACAGATTTCCCAGCAGGAGTAGGTGTGGAAGGAAGTAATGATAACATCCCTGTTACAGCCGGAGAATACATCATCACTTTCAATACCAGTACACTTGAGTATAACTTTCAGTTGGTCGTCGATTATGAATCTATAGGTATTATAGGTGATGCAACACCAGGAGGATGGGACAATGAAACTGCAATGAATCAGGACCCTTCTGACAAGACTGTCTGGAAATTGAGAGTAACATTGACAGACGGCGAACTAAAATTCAGAGCAAACAACGATTGGGATGTAAACTGGGGTTCAGGAGATTTCCCTATAGGAGTAGGTGAGCAGGATGGTGCAAACATTCCTGTTACTGCGGGTGACTATTTTATTGACTTTAATTCTGTTACAGGAGCTTATGTGTTTACTGCTGTTGTTGAATATGATGCTATCAGTCTAGTGGGCAAAAGTGGTCCTTTTAATGACTGGCCGGGAGATGATGACAGCAGAGATGCTTATTTATCCAAAGATCCTAATGATTTTAATCTATGGACTTTAAACGGAGTAGTGCTGACCAATTATGCGGATGTTACAGATGGAGGTATTAAATTCAGAGCAAATGCTGCATGGGCAATAAACTGGGGTGCCAGAGAATTTCCAGGCGGAGTCGGAGTTTTAAACGGACCCAATATCGAACCGGTAGCAGGTACATACAATGTTGTTTTCAGATCAGATACAGGTGAATATTTATTTACTGATGCATCTTCAACAGTGGATATTCTGGATCCTGCAAAAATCAAAGTATTCCCTAATCCTGCAAAAGATTTTGTAAATATAGAAGTGGATTCTGAAGTATTTTATGGTCAGGCTCAGCTTATCATTTATGATGTCAGAGGAAATCAGGTAATGAATACAAGTGTTTATATCGATAAAGTAAATACTGTCAATATTTCTGCATTAACTGCAGGAAATTACATTATCAATATTAAAAATGATAATTACCTCATTGGTAAAAATCTGATTATTGCTAAGTAA
- a CDS encoding histidine phosphatase family protein produces MKTIIFVRHAKSSWTDESLSDFDRPLDTRGLHDAPIMAEKLKSFIPVLEMIISSPANRALSTARYFADKYGAEISIDRELYHGLPDNYLDAIRELEENTKSVALFGHNPGLTFLANLIKPKCTDNLSTCGIIIAQAPDSIRWNKIRFSDMNLVQILFPKMHL; encoded by the coding sequence ATGAAAACCATAATTTTTGTCAGACATGCAAAATCATCCTGGACAGATGAAAGCCTGAGTGATTTTGATCGGCCACTCGACACTCGCGGGCTGCATGATGCCCCTATCATGGCTGAAAAACTTAAGTCTTTTATACCCGTTCTTGAAATGATTATTTCAAGTCCGGCAAACAGAGCACTTTCTACAGCCAGATACTTTGCCGATAAATATGGTGCTGAAATCTCAATTGACAGAGAACTCTATCACGGTTTGCCGGATAATTATCTCGATGCAATCAGAGAACTGGAAGAAAACACAAAATCCGTTGCTCTCTTCGGACATAACCCCGGACTTACTTTTTTAGCAAATTTGATAAAACCAAAGTGTACGGACAATTTATCGACATGTGGAATCATCATAGCGCAGGCTCCTGACAGCATACGGTGGAATAAAATCCGGTTCAGCGACATGAATCTTGTACAAATTTTATTTCCAAAAATGCATCTGTAA